In Spirochaetota bacterium, one DNA window encodes the following:
- a CDS encoding NADH-quinone oxidoreductase subunit H, with translation MAEILFYIFIFPGILFLLVTSFVIEFIDRKLHARLQNRVGPPWFQPLADFIKLLGKEVVITDDADRTIFRTMPVVALTAAVTAFFYIPLWGTQAIYSFNGDLIVVLYLLTLPTLAFFLGGWYSRSVYAMIGASRALTQLFAYEVPLLLSVLASALLAGTWSLSELAQFYAGHTGWWLFNLVGFFVALIALLGKLEKVPFDIPEAETEIVAGYLTEYSGSLYAFIRLTLNIELIVGSALLAAVFFPWGLSYGPVAGFAFFILKLALIMGLITLLRSVLARFRIDQMIEFCWKYVSTVAFAQVIATLVIKGVLVR, from the coding sequence ATGGCCGAGATACTTTTTTACATATTCATTTTCCCCGGGATACTGTTCCTGCTGGTGACGAGCTTCGTCATCGAGTTCATCGACCGGAAGCTCCATGCCAGGCTCCAGAACCGCGTAGGTCCGCCCTGGTTCCAGCCGCTCGCCGATTTCATCAAGCTCCTTGGAAAAGAGGTGGTGATAACCGATGACGCCGACCGGACGATATTCCGCACGATGCCGGTGGTCGCGCTCACCGCGGCCGTCACGGCGTTCTTCTATATCCCGCTCTGGGGGACGCAGGCGATATACTCCTTCAACGGGGATCTTATCGTGGTGCTGTACCTCCTCACGCTGCCCACGCTCGCCTTCTTCCTGGGCGGCTGGTACTCGCGCAGCGTCTACGCCATGATCGGCGCGTCGCGCGCGCTCACCCAGCTCTTCGCGTACGAGGTCCCGCTGCTGCTCTCCGTCCTCGCATCGGCGCTCCTGGCGGGCACATGGTCGCTCTCCGAGCTCGCGCAATTCTACGCCGGACACACGGGCTGGTGGCTTTTCAACCTGGTCGGTTTCTTCGTGGCGCTCATCGCGCTCCTGGGCAAGCTCGAGAAGGTTCCCTTCGACATTCCCGAGGCGGAGACCGAGATCGTGGCCGGCTACCTGACCGAGTACAGCGGGAGCCTCTATGCCTTCATCCGCCTTACGCTCAACATCGAGCTGATCGTGGGTTCCGCGCTCCTCGCCGCGGTATTTTTCCCCTGGGGGCTCTCGTACGGCCCCGTCGCCGGCTTCGCGTTTTTCATCCTCAAGCTCGCGCTCATCATGGGACTCATCACGCTCCTGCGCTCGGTGCTCGCGCGATTCCGCATCGACCAGATGATCGAATTCTGCTGGAAGTACGTCTCAACGGTCGCCTTTGCGCAGGTGATCGCCACGCTGGTAATCAAAGGGGTGCTCGTCAGATGA